In Streptomyces sp. NBC_01551, one DNA window encodes the following:
- a CDS encoding universal stress protein, with amino-acid sequence MTEHVNTGFERGTDGPKVILAGIDGSESSLRAAAYAAGLARRQNALLALVYVQPVMAAGASLGAPVAGATEEIAAGIVTEIREAAERLKGIFDVRWEFHTFRGDPYAGLVSAAEELTADAVVVGASEQAGHRIVGSVAVRLVKAGRWPVTVVP; translated from the coding sequence GTGACGGAGCATGTGAACACGGGGTTCGAACGCGGTACGGACGGCCCGAAGGTGATCCTCGCCGGGATCGACGGGTCGGAGTCCTCGCTGCGGGCGGCGGCGTACGCGGCGGGGCTGGCGCGGCGGCAGAACGCGCTGCTGGCTCTGGTGTACGTCCAGCCGGTGATGGCGGCCGGGGCCTCGCTGGGCGCGCCCGTGGCGGGAGCCACGGAGGAGATCGCGGCGGGGATCGTGACGGAGATCCGCGAGGCGGCGGAGCGGCTCAAGGGCATCTTCGACGTCCGCTGGGAGTTCCACACCTTCCGCGGAGATCCGTACGCCGGGCTGGTGAGCGCGGCGGAGGAACTGACCGCGGACGCGGTCGTGGTGGGCGCCTCGGAGCAGGCCGGGCACCGGATCGTGGGCTCGGTGGCGGTCCGCCTGGTCAAGGCGGGCCGCTGGCCGGTGACGGTGGTGCCGTAG
- the lysX gene encoding bifunctional lysylphosphatidylglycerol synthetase/lysine--tRNA ligase LysX: MSVTVEQTRGTRNRFLNRVPDAFGTFFAALGVLCVLLSVSPALRRLLRHVVRFLDLYTVPVSANLAYAVFLFLLAAALAACKKVAWWIVVTYLALLILVDVLIIADGDYWVGFPSMAISVAALVILIAARAEFYAASRPGALWRALLVLGLGLLAAVFLGWALVALFPGTLPKGQWLDWAAKEVFGGLFSDREFDGRPPRPLSFLCGLFGALALLNAAATLFRSQRLTAALHGDEEPRIRALLGAYGRGDSLGYFATRRDKAVVFAPNGKAGVTYRVEAGVCLASGDPVGDPAAWTPAIDAWLAVARRYGWQPAVMGASEEGATAYARSGLGALQLGDEAILHVAHFDLDGRDMRVTRQAVNRVKRAGATTVIRRHSTLTDEEMRHIVDRADTWRDTETERGFSMALDRLGDPADGDCLLVEAFDDKGTLIALLSFVPWGKDGISLDLMRRDRAAPNGVMEFMVAQLCAAAPGLGVRRISLNFAVFRSAFEEGGRIGAGPVLKLWRRLLLFFSRWWQLEALYRSNVKYGPEWYPRFLCYQDAGSLARVSLASGIAEGFVSVPSMRKLWGKGHAKGLTAPVTTEGLPSIDSLGLDLVAQEGEGVPAERLPDQVRVRHDKLERIRAAGTDPYPVGIPQRTHTVAQLKAAHPVHPPGARTGEEVTLAGRVMVVRDLGGVVFAVLRDWSGDAQLMLTRDESGAAVLDSFTSQVDFGDHVLVRGEVGAGKSGELSVVVRSWQLTGKCLRPLPDKRKGLADPEARVRRRYLDLVASPEARDVVRARSAAVQALRQGLLDRGYLEVETPMLQQIHGGANARPFRTHINAYDLDLYLRIAPELYLKRLCVGGMEKVFEMGRTFRNEGVSYKHNPEFTMLEAYQAFADYDVMLDLTRELIQGAATAAFGSPIAHKAGPDGKLVVHDISGIWPVKTMYGAIGEALGEEVDADTAEPVLRRLCDRAGVPHAPEDTRGDVVLEMYERLVEEKTKLPTFYKDFPTDVSPLTRQHRKDPRLAERWDLVAFGTELGTAYSELTDPVEQRRRLTAQSLLAAGGDPEAMELDNDFLDALEYAMPPTGGLGIGVDRLVMFLTGLTIRETLPFPLVRRG; this comes from the coding sequence ATGAGTGTGACCGTGGAGCAGACGCGCGGAACGAGGAACCGCTTCCTGAACCGGGTGCCCGACGCGTTCGGCACGTTCTTCGCCGCCCTCGGCGTCCTCTGCGTCCTGCTGTCGGTCTCCCCGGCCCTGCGGCGGCTGCTGCGCCACGTCGTCCGCTTCCTCGACCTGTACACCGTCCCGGTCAGCGCGAACCTCGCGTACGCCGTGTTCCTCTTCCTGCTCGCCGCCGCCCTCGCCGCCTGCAAGAAGGTCGCCTGGTGGATCGTCGTCACCTATCTGGCCCTGCTGATCCTGGTCGACGTCCTGATCATCGCCGACGGGGACTACTGGGTCGGCTTCCCCTCCATGGCCATCTCGGTGGCGGCCCTCGTCATCCTGATCGCCGCCCGCGCCGAGTTCTACGCCGCCTCCCGCCCCGGCGCCCTCTGGCGGGCCCTGCTCGTCCTCGGTCTCGGCCTGCTCGCCGCCGTGTTCCTCGGCTGGGCCCTGGTCGCGCTGTTCCCCGGCACCCTGCCCAAGGGGCAGTGGCTGGACTGGGCCGCCAAGGAAGTCTTCGGCGGTCTCTTCTCGGACCGCGAGTTCGACGGCCGCCCGCCCCGCCCGCTGTCCTTCCTGTGCGGCCTCTTCGGCGCCCTCGCCCTGCTGAACGCCGCCGCCACCCTCTTCCGGTCCCAGCGGCTGACCGCCGCCCTGCACGGCGACGAGGAACCCCGCATCCGCGCCCTGCTCGGCGCCTACGGCCGCGGCGACTCCCTCGGCTACTTCGCGACCCGCCGCGACAAGGCCGTCGTCTTCGCCCCCAACGGCAAGGCCGGCGTCACCTACCGCGTCGAGGCCGGGGTCTGCCTGGCCAGCGGCGACCCCGTCGGCGACCCGGCCGCCTGGACGCCGGCCATCGACGCCTGGCTGGCCGTTGCCCGCCGCTACGGCTGGCAGCCCGCCGTCATGGGCGCCTCCGAGGAAGGAGCCACCGCGTACGCCCGCTCCGGGCTCGGCGCCCTCCAACTCGGCGACGAGGCGATCCTGCACGTGGCCCACTTCGACCTCGACGGCCGCGACATGCGCGTCACCCGTCAGGCCGTCAACCGGGTCAAGCGGGCCGGCGCCACCACTGTCATCCGCCGCCACAGCACCCTCACCGACGAGGAGATGCGGCACATCGTCGACCGGGCCGACACCTGGCGCGACACCGAGACCGAACGCGGCTTCTCCATGGCCCTGGACCGGCTCGGTGATCCCGCCGACGGGGACTGCCTGCTGGTCGAGGCCTTCGATGACAAAGGCACGCTGATCGCCCTGCTGTCCTTCGTCCCCTGGGGCAAGGACGGCATCTCCCTCGACCTGATGCGGCGTGACCGCGCCGCCCCCAACGGGGTCATGGAATTCATGGTCGCCCAGCTCTGCGCCGCCGCCCCCGGCCTGGGCGTGCGCCGGATCTCCCTCAACTTCGCCGTGTTCCGCTCCGCCTTCGAGGAGGGCGGCCGGATCGGCGCCGGCCCCGTCCTCAAGCTGTGGCGCCGGCTGCTGCTGTTCTTCTCCCGCTGGTGGCAGCTGGAGGCCCTGTACCGCTCGAACGTCAAGTACGGCCCCGAGTGGTACCCGCGCTTCCTCTGCTACCAGGACGCCGGCTCGCTCGCCCGGGTCAGCCTCGCCTCCGGCATCGCCGAGGGCTTCGTCTCCGTACCCAGCATGCGCAAGCTCTGGGGCAAGGGCCACGCCAAGGGTCTCACCGCACCCGTCACCACCGAGGGGCTGCCCTCCATCGACTCCCTCGGACTGGACCTCGTGGCGCAGGAGGGGGAAGGGGTACCGGCCGAGCGGCTGCCCGATCAGGTCCGGGTCCGGCACGACAAGCTGGAGCGGATCCGGGCCGCCGGCACCGACCCGTACCCCGTCGGCATCCCGCAGCGCACCCACACCGTGGCGCAGCTCAAAGCCGCCCACCCGGTGCACCCGCCGGGCGCCCGGACCGGCGAGGAGGTCACCCTCGCCGGGCGGGTGATGGTCGTACGGGACCTCGGCGGCGTCGTCTTCGCCGTCCTGCGCGACTGGTCCGGCGACGCGCAGCTGATGCTCACCCGCGACGAGTCGGGCGCCGCCGTACTGGACTCCTTCACCTCCCAGGTCGACTTCGGCGACCACGTGCTCGTGCGCGGGGAGGTCGGCGCCGGCAAGAGCGGCGAACTGTCCGTCGTGGTCCGCTCCTGGCAGCTCACCGGCAAGTGCCTGCGCCCGCTCCCGGACAAACGCAAGGGCCTCGCCGACCCGGAGGCCCGGGTCCGGCGCCGCTACCTCGACCTGGTCGCGAGCCCCGAGGCACGGGACGTCGTACGGGCCCGCTCGGCGGCCGTGCAGGCACTGCGCCAGGGGCTGCTGGACCGCGGCTACCTGGAGGTCGAGACCCCGATGCTCCAGCAGATCCACGGCGGGGCCAACGCCCGGCCGTTCCGCACCCACATCAACGCCTACGACCTCGACCTCTACCTGCGCATCGCCCCCGAGCTGTACCTCAAGCGGCTGTGCGTCGGCGGCATGGAGAAGGTCTTCGAGATGGGCCGCACCTTCCGCAACGAGGGCGTCTCCTACAAGCACAACCCCGAGTTCACGATGCTGGAGGCCTACCAGGCCTTCGCCGACTACGACGTGATGCTCGACCTGACGCGGGAGCTGATCCAGGGCGCGGCCACCGCCGCCTTCGGCTCGCCGATCGCCCACAAGGCCGGCCCCGACGGCAAGCTCGTCGTCCACGACATCTCCGGCATCTGGCCGGTCAAGACGATGTACGGGGCGATCGGCGAGGCCCTCGGCGAGGAGGTCGACGCCGACACCGCGGAACCGGTGCTGCGGCGGCTGTGCGACCGGGCGGGCGTGCCGCACGCGCCCGAGGACACCCGCGGTGACGTGGTGCTGGAGATGTACGAGCGGCTGGTCGAGGAGAAGACCAAGCTGCCCACCTTCTACAAGGACTTCCCCACGGACGTGTCCCCGCTGACCCGGCAGCACCGCAAGGACCCGCGGCTCGCCGAGCGCTGGGACCTGGTGGCCTTCGGCACCGAACTGGGCACCGCTTACTCGGAGCTCACCGATCCGGTCGAGCAGCGGCGCCGACTCACCGCGCAGTCGCTGCTGGCGGCGGGCGGCGACCCGGAGGCGATGGAGCTCGACAACGACTTCCTGGACGCGCTGGAGTACGCCATGCCGCCGACCGGCGGCCTGGGCATCGGCGTCGACCGGCTGGTCATGTTCCTCACGGGTCTGACGATCCGCGAGACGCTTCCGTTCCCGCTGGTGAGGCGCGGCTGA
- a CDS encoding polysaccharide deacetylase family protein → MKNDEPTVGRRVLLRTAVFLGVAAASGLLSGGETGGPGTAGTTGVPGAPGVPAVAGGAGAAEAAGPGGGAAGAGGAPALSLQGPPRTAYRLQPMTSEAPVRPAAAKPAVRTRPILELPAGTSPASAMTLTFDDGPDPRYTPAILDTLARYGVRAMFFVCGEMATEHRDLLRRMVAEGHVIGNHTWTHPLIPKLSRPALASEIGRTSDVVHQTIGEAPLWFRAPYGAWNRAAFEIGAELGMEPLAWTVDTLDWKEPGTPTIVSRVLKGAGPGVIVLNHDAGGNRSQSVQALSTYLPQLIGRGYRMTLPTLPPR, encoded by the coding sequence ATGAAAAACGACGAACCGACAGTAGGGCGGCGCGTGCTCCTGCGGACCGCCGTCTTCCTCGGAGTCGCCGCCGCCTCGGGACTGCTCTCCGGGGGCGAGACCGGCGGGCCCGGCACGGCTGGGACGACCGGCGTACCCGGCGCGCCCGGCGTACCCGCAGTCGCGGGCGGCGCCGGAGCCGCGGAGGCCGCCGGGCCGGGAGGGGGAGCGGCGGGAGCGGGCGGAGCGCCCGCGCTGAGCCTCCAGGGCCCACCCCGCACGGCGTACCGGCTGCAGCCCATGACCTCCGAGGCCCCCGTCCGCCCCGCCGCGGCGAAACCCGCCGTCCGCACCCGGCCCATCCTGGAACTGCCGGCCGGGACCTCCCCGGCCAGCGCCATGACCCTCACCTTCGACGACGGCCCCGACCCCCGCTACACGCCGGCCATCCTCGACACCCTCGCCCGGTACGGGGTGCGCGCCATGTTCTTCGTCTGCGGGGAGATGGCCACCGAACACCGGGACCTGCTGCGCCGGATGGTCGCCGAGGGCCATGTCATCGGCAACCACACCTGGACGCACCCGCTCATCCCCAAGCTCAGCCGGCCCGCCCTCGCCTCCGAGATCGGCCGCACGAGCGACGTCGTACACCAGACCATCGGAGAGGCCCCGCTGTGGTTCCGGGCGCCGTACGGGGCGTGGAACCGGGCCGCGTTCGAGATCGGCGCCGAACTGGGCATGGAGCCGCTCGCCTGGACCGTGGACACCCTGGACTGGAAGGAGCCCGGCACCCCCACCATCGTCTCCCGGGTCCTCAAGGGCGCCGGGCCCGGCGTGATCGTGCTGAACCACGACGCGGGCGGCAACCGCTCGCAGAGCGTCCAGGCGCTCAGCACGTACCTGCCCCAACTGATCGGGCGGGGCTACCGGATGACCCTGCCGACGCTGCCGCCCCGCTGA